The Gillisia sp. Hel_I_86 genome has a segment encoding these proteins:
- the trhA gene encoding PAQR family membrane homeostasis protein TrhA, whose translation MQTPNSDTQIQQELVNSIIHGFGIIFGITGIPVLIAFAIKSDNSLGVIGAAIYGFCFLQLFTFSTLYHGFQHAQTKRVLEILDHISIYFLISGTYTPFLLIYMNNTFGITLLSVLWGLTALGIIFKIFFTGKWNIVSTLVYIAMGCLMVVGGRTFFDAIPAAIFTLILIGGALYLLGVIFYLWEKYPYNHAIWHFFVLAAAVSHYVAILLAV comes from the coding sequence ATGCAAACCCCGAATTCCGACACACAAATTCAGCAAGAACTCGTAAACAGTATCATACACGGTTTCGGAATTATTTTTGGCATCACGGGCATTCCTGTTCTAATTGCCTTTGCCATAAAAAGCGATAATTCGCTCGGTGTTATCGGTGCAGCCATATATGGATTTTGCTTTCTGCAACTTTTTACTTTTTCTACACTCTATCATGGCTTTCAACATGCCCAGACAAAACGCGTATTGGAAATTCTTGACCATATCAGTATATATTTCCTGATCTCCGGTACCTATACGCCATTTTTATTGATTTATATGAATAACACCTTTGGTATTACCTTGCTATCGGTATTATGGGGCTTGACAGCATTGGGAATTATTTTTAAGATCTTTTTTACCGGTAAATGGAATATTGTTTCGACGCTTGTTTACATAGCAATGGGATGCCTAATGGTTGTAGGCGGACGTACCTTCTTTGACGCCATTCCCGCTGCCATATTCACTTTGATCCTTATTGGCGGTGCGCTTTACCTTTTGGGAGTAATCTTCTATCTATGGGAAAAATACCCTTACAACCATGCCATTTGGCATTTTTTTGTGCTGGCAGCGGCTGTTTCCCATTATGTAGCTATCTTATTGGCAGTGTAA
- a CDS encoding HYC_CC_PP family protein: MKSIFTKISSIFLAVFILFSTSSFAVNMHFCCNQMVDMAFLGQAEICKDKVQKEDSPIKQCTTLQAKDCCSSQTFVKEGDDTFKKCSPEIETETLVFLNRFVFIYINLFEGLEENVVRFKTYKPPLLFEDIQLLNETFLI; the protein is encoded by the coding sequence ATGAAATCAATTTTTACTAAAATATCATCCATTTTTTTAGCAGTTTTCATACTGTTTTCTACCTCTTCCTTTGCGGTAAATATGCATTTTTGTTGTAACCAAATGGTGGATATGGCTTTTTTAGGCCAGGCCGAAATTTGTAAGGACAAGGTTCAAAAAGAAGATTCACCAATAAAGCAATGTACTACCTTACAAGCTAAAGATTGCTGTAGTAGTCAGACCTTTGTAAAAGAGGGAGATGATACCTTTAAAAAATGCAGCCCTGAAATTGAAACTGAAACTCTTGTCTTCTTAAACAGGTTTGTTTTCATCTACATCAATCTCTTTGAAGGATTAGAGGAAAATGTAGTTCGTTTTAAAACCTATAAGCCTCCATTACTGTTTGAGGACATACAACTTCTTAACGAGACTTTCTTGATTTAA
- a CDS encoding helix-turn-helix domain-containing protein codes for MSKSKEFWIKNMVCNRCLKVIRQELQEIGVTVLSLELGRLLIEAPTKTKNDIINAVTTVLHANDFEIVQNEEEMLVERIKIILIEQLQELPPYIKVKISELLASNFQCDYKTLSKLFSVNEQTTIEKYFIKLKIEKVKELIQLKQHSFSEIGYLLDYSSINHLSRQFKEVIGVSMTDYKNTENWKRNYYDEII; via the coding sequence ATGAGCAAATCAAAAGAATTTTGGATTAAGAACATGGTTTGTAATCGCTGCCTTAAAGTAATTAGGCAAGAATTGCAGGAAATTGGGGTAACTGTTCTTTCCTTGGAACTTGGAAGATTGCTTATAGAAGCACCCACAAAAACCAAAAATGACATTATCAACGCCGTAACAACCGTACTCCACGCCAATGATTTTGAAATCGTTCAGAACGAGGAAGAAATGCTCGTAGAAAGGATCAAGATTATTCTAATTGAACAATTACAAGAGCTACCGCCATATATTAAGGTGAAAATATCGGAATTATTGGCATCAAATTTTCAATGCGATTATAAAACATTGAGCAAATTATTTTCTGTCAATGAACAAACGACCATTGAAAAGTACTTTATCAAATTGAAGATAGAGAAAGTTAAAGAGCTCATTCAGCTTAAACAACATTCCTTTTCAGAAATAGGATACTTATTGGACTACAGCAGTATCAACCATTTGTCCAGACAGTTTAAAGAAGTAATTGGAGTGAGTATGACGGATTATAAAAACACGGAAAATTGGAAACGAAACTATTACGATGAAATTATATAG
- a CDS encoding c-type cytochrome, translating into MKTKKILISITFAGLLFSLLVSFVKAPKNDYLAVQQKKWVAPASADKIVNPLKGDANAAASGKKLYKAMCLVCHGPKGKGDGMAGAGLTPKPTDLTSEEVQSQTDGAIFWKIAEGRAPMASYKTSIPEKKRWEIINYIRTLK; encoded by the coding sequence ATGAAAACAAAAAAAATCTTAATCAGTATCACATTTGCAGGGTTGCTTTTTTCACTGCTTGTCAGTTTTGTGAAAGCTCCAAAAAATGATTACCTAGCTGTACAACAAAAAAAATGGGTGGCACCCGCTAGTGCCGACAAGATAGTCAATCCCTTAAAAGGAGATGCCAATGCCGCTGCTTCTGGTAAAAAACTTTATAAGGCCATGTGTTTAGTGTGTCACGGGCCAAAAGGGAAAGGAGATGGTATGGCAGGCGCTGGGCTAACACCTAAACCCACAGATTTGACCAGCGAAGAAGTACAATCTCAAACTGATGGAGCTATTTTCTGGAAAATTGCTGAAGGTAGGGCACCTATGGCTTCGTACAAAACTTCAATTCCAGAGAAAAAACGTTGGGAAATTATTAATTATATAAGAACACTTAAATAA
- a CDS encoding porin, with protein MKKIITLIAIIIFGSTVYSQTYNNFETDSITAPEPFKPSKTQFMIRGYGHTGLNTVSNDEGTESSYVGSAFAPIFLFKHSDRLIFEAELEFVLEGNELEVGLEYANVMYVLNKNMNVRAGRFLLPFGTFMERLHPSWINRFSTTPLGYGHDGIAPSSGIGVELRGAFDLGGPKLNYSVYSTNGPRLKDGSEEPEEAGMLLFQNYEDNNNSKAFGGRIGLLPFADSSTEIGFSTYSTNKAGSRDSNYRNVGAFLYALDFSFVKQIPAIAGFVDVKGQYNNSDIDDATYIEIEDDVEEEYTFDNKSNSFYAQLSYRPTMASSDFLKKLELVGRYSNFNAPEGAEWEEQSDQYAFGLNYWLTWRSVIKVAYQTTESAGGHDGGGTTDGFFIHWAIGF; from the coding sequence ATGAAAAAAATTATAACCTTAATTGCTATAATTATTTTTGGCAGTACCGTTTATAGCCAAACGTACAACAACTTTGAGACTGATAGCATAACTGCACCTGAACCTTTTAAGCCAAGTAAAACCCAGTTTATGATCAGGGGTTATGGCCATACGGGCCTAAATACAGTAAGCAATGATGAAGGAACCGAATCATCTTATGTTGGTTCTGCTTTTGCACCTATTTTCCTGTTCAAGCATTCTGACAGGCTTATATTCGAGGCAGAGCTAGAGTTTGTATTAGAAGGCAATGAACTAGAAGTTGGCCTGGAATATGCTAATGTCATGTACGTTCTTAATAAAAACATGAACGTAAGAGCAGGAAGATTTTTGCTTCCTTTCGGTACCTTTATGGAACGGTTACACCCCTCTTGGATCAATAGGTTTTCAACAACACCTTTAGGTTATGGTCATGATGGCATTGCGCCATCATCAGGCATTGGTGTAGAATTAAGAGGTGCTTTTGATCTTGGAGGCCCAAAATTGAATTATTCTGTGTATTCAACCAATGGCCCACGGTTAAAAGATGGTAGTGAAGAACCGGAAGAAGCAGGTATGCTATTGTTTCAAAATTATGAAGACAATAATAACAGCAAAGCTTTTGGTGGCCGTATTGGGCTATTGCCCTTTGCAGATTCCTCAACAGAAATAGGCTTTTCTACCTATTCCACAAATAAAGCTGGATCAAGAGATTCAAATTACAGAAATGTAGGTGCTTTTCTTTATGCCTTAGATTTTTCATTTGTAAAACAAATACCTGCCATTGCTGGGTTTGTTGATGTTAAAGGCCAGTACAATAATTCTGATATTGATGATGCTACTTATATTGAGATAGAGGATGATGTAGAAGAAGAATATACTTTTGATAACAAGAGTAACTCTTTTTATGCGCAATTGAGCTATCGCCCAACAATGGCCAGCAGTGATTTTCTGAAAAAGTTAGAACTCGTTGGGAGATATTCAAATTTTAATGCGCCTGAAGGTGCCGAATGGGAAGAACAATCAGATCAATATGCCTTCGGTCTAAATTATTGGCTAACATGGAGGTCGGTCATAAAAGTCGCGTACCAAACAACTGAGAGCGCCGGTGGCCATGACGGAGGTGGTACAACTGATGGCTTCTTTATACACTGGGCTATCGGGTTCTAA
- a CDS encoding cytochrome c, producing the protein MKTIYKIVLVSLMLFVTAGIIVSCSSTKDNYTDVTDVEEEFKIEKSGAQMWGEACNRCHLAPSPADYNDTDWSTISLHMRVRANLTEKEITSIETFLKSAN; encoded by the coding sequence ATGAAAACAATATATAAAATAGTTTTAGTAAGCTTAATGTTATTTGTAACAGCTGGAATAATAGTGAGCTGTTCTTCTACAAAGGATAATTATACAGATGTTACCGATGTTGAAGAGGAATTCAAAATCGAAAAATCTGGTGCCCAAATGTGGGGAGAAGCCTGCAATCGATGTCATTTGGCGCCTTCACCTGCAGATTACAATGATACAGATTGGAGTACCATAAGCTTGCATATGAGGGTTAGGGCAAATCTTACCGAAAAGGAAATTACATCAATTGAAACCTTTTTAAAATCTGCCAATTAA
- a CDS encoding SHOCT domain-containing protein: MHSIDESFWGMHLIWWVLWIFFLIWIFLIPFGNPRKKRQESPLEILKKRFAKGEISKEEFEEKKKILGITDSK; the protein is encoded by the coding sequence ATGCATAGCATTGATGAAAGCTTTTGGGGCATGCACTTGATATGGTGGGTTCTCTGGATTTTCTTTTTAATCTGGATTTTTCTTATACCGTTTGGTAACCCTAGAAAGAAAAGACAAGAAAGTCCACTGGAAATTTTGAAAAAGCGTTTTGCGAAAGGAGAAATATCCAAAGAAGAATTTGAAGAAAAAAAGAAAATATTAGGTATTACCGATAGCAAATAA
- a CDS encoding P-II family nitrogen regulator, with the protein MTVFEGEGTGRYLDNRKEWSSLKLPFSHSKIAKIEIIVPDERVQIIHENGKTGCPGDGIICISEILEVVKVKTLKPEEII; encoded by the coding sequence TTGACAGTTTTTGAAGGGGAAGGAACAGGGCGCTATTTAGATAACAGAAAAGAATGGTCTTCACTTAAACTTCCTTTTTCACACTCAAAAATAGCCAAGATAGAGATAATTGTTCCGGATGAAAGAGTGCAGATCATTCATGAAAACGGCAAAACGGGGTGTCCAGGAGATGGAATTATATGCATTAGTGAAATATTGGAGGTTGTTAAAGTGAAAACGTTGAAACCTGAGGAAATTATTTAA
- a CDS encoding DUF5676 family membrane protein: MYKLNITKLGLATGLTGALIYLGCMIVMATTGQEGSITFFNSLLHGLDTTNIIRMDVSLLEAFFGIVQTFILGWLIGACIAAFYNVQAKKIHK; the protein is encoded by the coding sequence ATGTACAAATTAAATATAACAAAGCTCGGGCTGGCCACCGGTTTAACAGGTGCCTTGATTTATCTAGGTTGTATGATTGTAATGGCAACTACGGGACAAGAAGGTTCAATCACCTTTTTTAACAGTCTCTTGCACGGGTTGGATACTACCAATATTATCCGGATGGATGTTTCCCTATTGGAAGCATTCTTTGGTATAGTACAGACATTCATTTTAGGATGGCTTATTGGTGCTTGTATTGCAGCTTTTTATAATGTACAGGCAAAAAAAATCCATAAATGA
- a CDS encoding lycopene cyclase domain-containing protein: MQNVWFIWSLIILALWAVIYVSKKGVRKEMLKMSLITMPFGLTEQLFVPEYWLPPSLFNLAKRTGFDIESLIFSFAIGGIGMVLYILIFKLGLTEISYTERSHQRHSLHKYILFVPVIVFIGLALFTSLNHMYCGIITLFIGGLATLYCRPDLKGKIWVGGILFTALYFVYFGSILPFYPQYVELYWNLDNLTHILVFGIPIEELLFAFTFGMYWPDLYEHLYWRKSIQTEII; encoded by the coding sequence ATGCAAAATGTTTGGTTCATATGGTCGCTTATCATTCTTGCCCTTTGGGCTGTGATCTATGTGTCCAAAAAAGGGGTTAGGAAAGAAATGCTCAAAATGAGCCTTATTACAATGCCTTTTGGTTTAACAGAACAATTGTTTGTACCAGAATATTGGTTACCGCCATCCTTATTTAATTTGGCAAAAAGAACAGGGTTTGATATCGAGAGCCTTATCTTTTCTTTTGCCATTGGCGGCATTGGCATGGTGCTTTACATCCTTATTTTTAAATTGGGCCTCACTGAAATATCCTACACCGAACGCAGCCATCAAAGGCATAGCTTGCATAAATATATTCTTTTTGTGCCCGTAATCGTATTCATCGGCCTGGCACTTTTCACATCGCTTAACCATATGTATTGTGGCATCATAACGCTGTTCATCGGTGGATTGGCAACGCTTTATTGCCGTCCAGATCTAAAAGGAAAGATTTGGGTTGGAGGAATTTTGTTCACGGCACTCTATTTCGTTTATTTTGGAAGTATTCTTCCGTTCTATCCCCAATATGTAGAACTGTACTGGAACCTGGACAACCTGACCCATATTCTTGTTTTTGGCATTCCCATTGAAGAATTATTGTTTGCGTTTACTTTTGGGATGTACTGGCCTGATCTGTACGAGCATTTATATTGGAGAAAATCGATTCAAACAGAAATAATTTAA
- a CDS encoding APC family permease has protein sequence MKDSKGTNNKLSLIGSISLGTGVMIGAGIFVLMGQIAELVGDLFPIAFIAGAVVVGFSSYSYVKFSNAFPSSGGVVKFLNKSYGPGTTTGVFSLLMYVSMVVSESLVAGTFGAYTLRLFPESFAGYASILGILLLMTAYIVNILGNKVIGATATFTAIIKVAGIALLAIAGLVASGFADITGNYIPQNTETLPQGLGFVAALALAILAYKGFTTITNQGGDIKNPHKNLGKSIIFSILICTFIYVALALAVAGGLSIPEIIEAKDYALAAAAKPVFGEWGSWITIAIAIIATFSGVIASVFSASRLLAMLSNMKQVPSLKKMGNFKNPALIFTVALAILLTVLFDLTRIASLGAIFYLIMDIAIHWGLFRHLKNEVKFQPIIPLIAIVMDIAVLTAFLYIKYLNDPLVLIVAAIGIVLILVAERLFMISHTDDEGNMPMGMETKKNNNT, from the coding sequence ATGAAAGACAGTAAAGGCACAAACAATAAGCTAAGCTTAATAGGATCTATATCCCTTGGCACGGGTGTAATGATTGGTGCCGGTATATTTGTGTTGATGGGGCAAATAGCCGAGTTGGTAGGTGACCTATTTCCCATCGCATTTATTGCGGGAGCTGTTGTGGTGGGTTTCAGTTCCTATTCCTACGTAAAGTTTTCAAATGCTTTTCCTTCTTCGGGAGGTGTAGTCAAATTTTTAAATAAATCCTATGGGCCTGGAACGACAACCGGTGTTTTTTCTTTGTTGATGTATGTCTCAATGGTGGTTTCTGAAAGTTTGGTGGCAGGTACTTTCGGAGCCTATACGCTTCGGCTGTTCCCAGAGAGTTTTGCCGGTTACGCATCCATTCTTGGTATTCTTCTTTTAATGACAGCATATATCGTGAATATTTTAGGAAACAAAGTAATTGGTGCAACAGCCACTTTTACAGCTATTATTAAAGTAGCTGGTATTGCATTGCTTGCGATTGCAGGTCTTGTAGCTTCCGGGTTTGCAGATATTACAGGAAACTATATCCCTCAAAACACCGAAACCTTGCCACAGGGATTAGGCTTTGTAGCTGCCTTGGCCTTGGCAATTCTTGCTTATAAAGGATTTACAACAATAACGAATCAAGGAGGGGACATTAAAAATCCCCATAAAAATCTTGGGAAGTCCATTATTTTTTCCATTCTTATTTGTACCTTCATTTATGTTGCTCTGGCCCTAGCTGTTGCTGGAGGATTAAGCATTCCGGAAATAATCGAAGCAAAAGACTATGCCCTGGCCGCAGCTGCAAAACCTGTTTTTGGCGAATGGGGTTCTTGGATTACCATAGCAATAGCCATTATAGCAACCTTTTCGGGCGTAATAGCAAGTGTTTTTTCGGCTTCACGCTTGTTGGCAATGCTCAGCAATATGAAACAGGTGCCCTCCTTAAAAAAAATGGGCAATTTTAAAAACCCCGCTCTCATCTTTACGGTTGCCCTCGCTATTTTACTCACCGTCCTGTTCGATTTAACAAGAATTGCTTCCCTAGGAGCTATTTTTTACCTCATTATGGATATCGCTATCCATTGGGGGCTTTTCCGTCACCTTAAAAACGAGGTGAAATTTCAACCCATCATTCCGCTAATTGCCATTGTAATGGATATAGCTGTACTCACAGCCTTTCTTTATATAAAATACCTGAACGATCCATTGGTGCTTATCGTTGCGGCAATTGGGATTGTTTTAATACTTGTTGCGGAACGCCTTTTTATGATTTCGCATACAGATGATGAAGGTAATATGCCGATGGGAATGGAAACTAAAAAAAACAATAATACATAA
- a CDS encoding type II glyceraldehyde-3-phosphate dehydrogenase has protein sequence MKNIAVIGYGVIGKRVVDAIHLQDDMSLIGVCDIISDWRIQNAVRKEYDIYAATQEAADKMESQGISVKGNMQDLLDKVDLVVDCTPKKIAAQNVKTYKEKGIKFILQGGEKHETTGHSFSAENNYKSAINLDATRVVSCNTTSILRTLTALKKADLLDHARGTLLRRATDPWESHLGGIMNTMVPEKDIPSHQGPDAQSVDPELDVITSAVKVPQTLSHMHYWNVKLSKKVSKEEIVEAFKTSTRIKMIRYDQGLVSNNTIKEMFLDMGRPWGDMYEVALWEDMLKVQGDELFYAYVVDNQAIVIPETIDAIRALTGIETDGAKSIAKTNESLGIH, from the coding sequence ATGAAAAATATAGCAGTAATAGGATATGGGGTCATCGGCAAAAGAGTGGTTGATGCCATCCATCTACAAGACGATATGAGCCTTATTGGAGTGTGCGATATCATTAGCGATTGGCGCATACAAAATGCGGTGAGAAAAGAGTATGATATCTACGCGGCCACTCAAGAGGCAGCTGATAAAATGGAGTCCCAAGGGATTTCAGTAAAGGGAAATATGCAAGACCTATTGGACAAAGTGGACCTCGTCGTGGACTGTACCCCAAAAAAAATAGCAGCTCAAAATGTAAAAACCTATAAAGAAAAAGGCATTAAGTTCATTCTCCAAGGAGGTGAAAAACACGAAACCACAGGCCATTCCTTTAGTGCCGAAAACAATTACAAATCGGCTATAAATCTTGATGCCACTAGGGTTGTTTCCTGCAACACTACCTCTATTTTAAGGACGTTAACTGCCCTAAAAAAAGCAGATTTATTGGATCATGCCAGGGGAACACTATTGAGAAGAGCCACAGATCCTTGGGAAAGCCATCTAGGTGGTATTATGAACACCATGGTGCCCGAAAAGGACATCCCAAGCCATCAAGGACCCGATGCACAAAGCGTAGATCCCGAATTGGATGTCATCACTTCCGCAGTAAAAGTGCCCCAAACACTCAGCCATATGCACTACTGGAATGTAAAGTTGAGCAAAAAGGTTTCCAAAGAAGAAATTGTGGAAGCATTCAAAACATCCACGCGAATTAAAATGATCCGCTATGACCAGGGGCTGGTCTCCAACAACACCATAAAGGAAATGTTCCTGGATATGGGCAGGCCCTGGGGCGATATGTATGAAGTTGCCCTTTGGGAAGATATGCTGAAGGTACAGGGAGACGAACTTTTTTATGCATATGTGGTCGATAACCAGGCCATTGTTATACCTGAAACTATTGATGCCATTAGGGCACTTACCGGGATTGAAACCGATGGAGCAAAATCCATTGCCAAAACCAATGAAAGTTTAGGAATTCATTAA
- a CDS encoding class I fructose-bisphosphate aldolase produces the protein MKTAINITEILGEKASFYLDHVCEKITKDELQIPGKKSLDKVFGNSNRSPQVMRSLSQLYNHGNLGGTGYLSILPVDQGIEHSAAFSFYKNPDYFDPENIIRLAIEAGCDGVASTFGVLGLNARKYAHKIPFIVKINHNELLTYPNKYDQTLFGKVKTAWDMGAVAVGATIYFGSEESNRQLKEISEAFEEAHNLGMATILWCYLRNEAFKTEKQDYHAAADVTGQANHLGVTIQADFIKQKLPTNNFGFKNIGFGKYDDPMYEALTTDHPIDLCRLQVANCYMGKIGLINSGGGSKGKSDMVEAITTAVINKRAGGSGLIMGRKAFQKPLSEGVKLINTVQSVYLDTKITVA, from the coding sequence ATGAAAACAGCTATAAATATCACAGAAATTTTAGGAGAAAAAGCATCCTTCTATTTGGATCACGTTTGTGAAAAAATAACAAAGGATGAATTGCAAATACCTGGAAAAAAGAGTCTTGACAAGGTATTTGGCAATAGCAACAGAAGTCCGCAGGTAATGCGAAGCCTCTCCCAATTATACAACCACGGCAATCTGGGCGGGACAGGCTATTTGAGCATCCTGCCCGTAGACCAAGGTATCGAGCATAGCGCGGCCTTCTCGTTCTATAAAAACCCTGACTATTTTGACCCCGAGAATATCATAAGACTCGCCATTGAGGCCGGGTGCGACGGGGTGGCTTCCACATTTGGGGTTTTGGGACTAAACGCCCGTAAATATGCCCACAAAATCCCGTTCATCGTGAAAATCAATCATAATGAGCTCCTCACCTACCCCAACAAATATGACCAAACCCTTTTTGGAAAAGTGAAAACTGCCTGGGATATGGGAGCCGTTGCCGTGGGTGCCACCATCTATTTTGGTTCCGAAGAAAGCAACCGGCAGCTCAAGGAAATTTCCGAAGCTTTTGAAGAAGCCCATAATCTGGGAATGGCTACCATTTTATGGTGCTATCTGCGCAATGAAGCATTCAAAACAGAAAAACAAGATTATCACGCAGCTGCCGATGTAACAGGGCAAGCCAACCATTTGGGCGTTACCATTCAAGCAGATTTCATCAAACAAAAACTACCCACCAATAATTTCGGGTTTAAGAATATAGGATTTGGAAAATACGACGATCCAATGTATGAGGCCTTGACAACCGACCACCCCATCGACCTTTGTAGGTTACAGGTAGCCAATTGTTATATGGGCAAAATAGGACTGATAAATTCCGGTGGTGGTTCAAAAGGAAAATCCGATATGGTGGAAGCCATCACTACGGCAGTCATTAACAAAAGGGCCGGGGGTTCTGGGCTGATAATGGGTAGAAAAGCATTCCAAAAACCATTAAGTGAAGGGGTTAAATTAATCAATACCGTGCAGAGCGTTTATCTGGACACTAAAATCACAGTAGCCTAA
- a CDS encoding YHS domain-containing protein, translating to MMKTVKSIVQKLLLLSIVATFVMVISSCSTHQRYPAPAQNIYNDPVCGEFVKSGSALTYQYQGSVYYFDSEECLAVFTKNPEKFTKTSYKRGNNHMGFSKWGWWVPVMIATMAVVMIIGVNH from the coding sequence ATGATGAAAACAGTAAAATCCATAGTACAAAAACTCCTCCTTTTGAGCATAGTTGCAACCTTCGTTATGGTAATTTCTTCCTGCTCCACCCACCAAAGGTATCCCGCTCCCGCCCAAAACATATACAATGATCCTGTATGTGGGGAATTTGTAAAATCCGGTTCTGCCCTAACCTATCAATATCAAGGTTCTGTTTACTATTTCGATTCTGAGGAATGTCTTGCAGTATTCACTAAAAACCCGGAAAAATTCACCAAAACCAGTTATAAACGTGGCAATAACCATATGGGTTTCTCAAAGTGGGGATGGTGGGTCCCGGTAATGATTGCTACAATGGCTGTAGTAATGATCATAGGCGTTAACCATTGA
- a CDS encoding IS4 family transposase, producing MRRGFTGLGDKRLVYRGNKILSDLFSKSVHSIRQLSRNESDAKAVYRFLQNDRVSEGDIVENLVHNCQMACAGKFVVCIQDTTEVNLSSHGNRINKDGFVGTTNAKNSQGLGFFIHPSLVLDAVSGTPYGYSDIKIWNRPLEFASKHERQYGKLPIEEKESYKWIEVSKNTQASLRGVVAGMVIVQDREGDIYEQFATIPDAQTDLLIRARTDRTLADGSKLFSCLADQPYQGSYEVQVDACAKTRRKKRIAKIEIRYKEVELKRTRAASKAVAPSIKLYLVEAKEANRTGPDRVCWRLLTSLPIETLEMAEMCVEWYKWRWTIEEVFKILKKEGYNIEASELEYGSSVRKLSLLIMEVIIKLFLMRLAYAVPEGEMSADSCFTEEEQTFLEHQIIRLEGRTEKQKNPYKEKGLKRYVWAIARLGGWKGYESKRHPGITTLWIGLKYFKAAMEGWTIHKDVSTR from the coding sequence ATGAGAAGGGGGTTCACAGGCTTAGGGGATAAACGGTTGGTTTATCGGGGCAACAAGATTTTATCGGACCTGTTCAGCAAGAGCGTCCATTCGATCCGTCAGCTCAGCAGGAACGAATCAGACGCAAAGGCCGTTTACCGTTTTTTGCAGAACGATAGGGTCAGTGAAGGAGATATAGTAGAGAACTTGGTACATAATTGCCAGATGGCTTGTGCGGGCAAATTTGTTGTCTGTATCCAAGATACCACGGAGGTCAACCTAAGCAGCCATGGTAATAGGATCAATAAAGATGGCTTTGTGGGCACGACCAATGCGAAGAATTCCCAGGGACTGGGGTTCTTCATCCACCCAAGTTTGGTCTTGGATGCCGTGAGCGGCACCCCCTACGGCTATTCTGATATAAAGATCTGGAACAGGCCCTTGGAGTTCGCATCAAAGCATGAAAGACAGTACGGCAAGCTGCCCATAGAAGAAAAAGAGTCCTATAAGTGGATAGAAGTTTCCAAAAACACACAGGCCTCGCTAAGGGGCGTGGTAGCGGGAATGGTGATCGTACAAGATAGGGAAGGCGATATCTACGAACAGTTTGCAACCATACCAGATGCACAAACAGATCTATTGATAAGGGCCCGTACGGATAGGACCTTGGCGGATGGGTCAAAATTGTTTAGCTGCCTGGCGGACCAACCCTATCAAGGATCCTATGAGGTACAGGTGGATGCCTGTGCAAAGACCAGAAGAAAAAAAAGGATTGCAAAAATTGAAATCAGATATAAAGAGGTGGAACTTAAAAGGACCAGGGCGGCAAGCAAAGCAGTGGCACCCAGCATAAAACTATACCTGGTAGAGGCCAAAGAGGCGAACCGTACCGGGCCGGACAGGGTGTGCTGGAGGTTGTTGACAAGCCTGCCCATAGAGACTCTGGAAATGGCAGAAATGTGCGTGGAATGGTATAAGTGGAGGTGGACCATAGAAGAGGTGTTCAAGATATTAAAAAAAGAGGGCTACAATATCGAGGCGTCAGAGCTGGAGTATGGGTCATCGGTAAGAAAACTGAGCTTGTTGATAATGGAGGTCATCATCAAACTGTTCTTGATGCGGCTGGCGTATGCGGTACCAGAAGGAGAGATGAGCGCCGATAGCTGTTTCACGGAAGAAGAACAAACGTTTTTAGAGCACCAGATAATAAGACTGGAAGGTAGGACAGAGAAACAAAAAAACCCGTATAAGGAAAAAGGGCTAAAGAGATATGTTTGGGCGATAGCAAGACTTGGCGGATGGAAAGGCTATGAAAGCAAAAGGCATCCGGGCATAACGACCCTATGGATAGGATTGAAATATTTTAAGGCTGCCATGGAAGGGTGGACCATTCATAAAGATGTGTCCACACGATAG